The Bacteroidota bacterium genome segment AAGGATCCCTTCGGGGAAAATCGTAACGCGCGGATTCAATCCCAGCCGCACCCCCGCCAATTTCGGTGCGAACAAGTTTTTCGAACATCATCATATGGAATTTTTGCACCGAAATTGGAACCCTTCGATTGAATCCTTCCCCCCGCGCGCACCCGACGATTTCGAAACGCAATCAAAAAGCTGGTGAAATTTCAAGCGAGGAATCGGCGGGTATGTGCGTTGGGCGCGATGCGCGCGTTAAGAAAACGGCAAGCTGTGAGTTGGCATGAGGGGCCGTTTTCTTGGGCATGTGCGAAGGAAAGCATCGCGAGGGTTCCGATTCCGAGAGGCTCTTCCCGCTTTCCAAAATTATGAAAGGCGGGATCCCGTAAAGTGGGACTTTGCTTCTTTCTCTGGCTACAGAGAAAGAAGACGGGTCTGGCAAAATTCAAACTGAGACACTACAGAGTCCTGAGCGCTGATACGGTTCCACATTTGAAGCGTTTGGGTAAGGGTTCTCTCGTTCCAAATCTCCGATTGGGAGCGAAGTGAAAATCTTCCCGAAAGACAAGTTACCGAAGCCGCTCCCAAACTGAGTTTGGGAGCGAGAGGCAAACCGCAACACTGCCCGGTCCTGCAAAAACCTCATACCCGGAGAAACCATTTCCGTTTCCACAGGATCCACGCGAGGGAAAAAATGAACAGCAGGTAACAGATCGCGAACAGCAGCGATGCGTTCACCGGACTTGCCAGCGGAACGAAAATGGAGTTGAAAATAAATTCCTGAAGCGAAATTTCCGACCCGTCGGGCCGCTTCCAGACGATGACCGAATCGTACAGTTTTCCGAACCACTCCGAAAAAACGTACACCGCGATCGCATTCATTCCGAATACGATGAACGGCTTCGCCCACCGCGAATATCCTTTGACGTCGATGAGCCAGTAAAATGTCGCAAAGCAACTCAGCGCCATCCCCGCCATAAAGATACTGTATGAGGAGGTCCAGATGCTCTTGTTGATGGGAAGCCACATGTCGAGGATCGCGCCGGCAAGAAGAAGAAAATTTCCCGCGACAAACATCCATGCCGCTTTCTCTTCTTTGGAATGTTCCGAGCGGAGCAATCGTCCGGTCAGCACTCCGAAGACCGCCGTTGCGATCGCGGGGAGTGTGCTCACGATGCCCTCAGGGTCCCATGATTTTGTCTGCCCCCACATGTGCCCCGAAAGGACCAGAGAATCAACATAGGCCGATAGGTTTCGCCCCCGCTCTAAAACGCCGGCGCCGATTCCCGGAACAGGAATAAGCTTCATCATCAGCCAGTACGAGACAAGCAATCCGATCAACCAGTAGAGCTGGACGCGGACGCTTTTTGCATAGAGGACAAGGAGCGAGGCTGCGAAATAACAGATGGCTATGCGCGGAAGGACGCCTAAAATTCTGATCGTGGAAAGATCAAAATAAGGAAAACCGGCGAGGAACAAGCCGAGGCCCCAGATGATGAGCGCGCGGCGCGTGACCTGGAGGAGGAGCGATTTTTTCGAATCTCCCCTTTCCTGCCGGCGGCCGAGCGATAGCGTTATTGCAACGCCAACGATCCATAAAAAGAAGGGGAAGATCATATCGGTGAACGTCCATCCGTTCCACGCCGAATGTTCGAGCTGCGGATAGATGGCGCCCCACGTTCCGGGGTTGTTGACGAGGATCATTCCGGCGATCGTTGCCCCGCGAAAAGCGTCGAGAGAGACAAGCCGGTTCTGCTGTGGTACGGTTGTCGTCATAGCGATAGAGGAAAATTCTTATTCGATGCGAAAAACGCGAAAACCCGTTGCGGGAATTTTGACAGGAATTTCTTTGGATGAAGGGACGGCAGACGTTGTCGCCTGTTTGGTGAAGATGTCGGTCAAGGTGATGCTGCTGCCCGAAACCGGAACGACCGAAGAAAGATCGAGCGTGCCGGTAAATTCGCTTGCGCCGGCGTTGAAAGCAACGAGCAATCTGCTCGCTCCGGCGATGCGCGTGAATGCATAGACGCGCTTTGTCTCGGAAGAAGGAATTCTTGCCATTGCTCCCTCCGTCAACGCAGGTTCTTTCTTCCTGAGGTCGAAAAGCGTCGTGTAAAGTTCCCTGAACTCTTCGCCGTCCTTCCAGTCGATCGGGATTTTTTCAAACAGCTTCAGCCGCGTCGGGCTGCCGACCTCCTGGCCGTTATACAAAAGCGGAATTCCCGGGAGCGTGTTGACGAGCACCGCCGCCAGCTTGGCTCCGCTGACCCCGTATTTGACGACATCGGGAGCGTCCCATGCGTTCTCATCATGGTTCGAGCTGAATCGCATGCGGAGGGAGCCTCGCGGAAAGCACCGCCGCTCTGTATTGAGCACCGTGTCGAGGGAGAGCACCGATATTTTTCCGCTGATGAGAGGGCCGAGCAGGCCGTGCGTATTCCATCCGTACGAAGCGTCGAATGCCTTCAGATGATGTTTGGGATACGTTCCCTCGGCGAGCATCATGATCGGTTTGATGCTGTCGAGTGCGGCGCGCGCGGATTCCCAAAAATCCGTCGGGACCATTTCGGCGACGTCGCAACGGAACCCATCGACGCCGATATCGCGTACCCAATACTTCATCATGTCGGTCATGTATGTGCGGAGGCCCGGCTGCGAATAGTCGAGGTCGGCAACGTCCGTCCAGTCGGGATTCGGCGGCACGATCTTCCCGGCGCTGTCTTTTGTGAACCATTCAGGATGTTGTTTGATGAGCTTGCTGTCCCACGCGGTGTGGTTTGCAACCAGGTCGATGATAAGATGGAAACCAAGCTTGTGTGCGGCGGCGACGAGGCTTTTAAAATCGTCCAGCGTCCCGAATTCCGGGTTGATGCCGTAATAATCCTGCACCGAATACTGGCTGCCGAGAGGTCCCTTGCGGTTCAGCACGCCGACCGGATGGATCGGCATGATCCACAAAATTGTTACGCCGAGTCTTTTTAGCCCGGGGAGCCCCTTTTCGATGCCGGCGAAAGTTCCTTCCGGAGAGAACGAGCGGGTATTGATCTCATAAATGATCCCGCTGCGCACCCAGTCTTCGGAGTGCCGGGCTTGCTCGTCGCCGAGCACCTGGCTTCGCGCCGGGTCGGATGTCTGCGAGTAGGTCAATGAAGGAATTCCAAAAAGAATCAGGAGGATGAAGAAACGTTTATTCATAGTGCCGAAACGGAAGATGGTTGCAGTTGCCCTACGCCGTGCGGGAGGCAAAGTAGTGAAACTCAAAGTAGGATGCAAACAAAATGAAGCGCCGTTCGGGAGCATCCGAACTTGAGAGGGAGAGTTCTAAATGACTTCGGCGGCCATGTTGGGCAAGCCCTTTTTTCTCTCATTCCCATCGGAGATCCGGAACGAGAGTGGAAATTCTCGGACCGTAACACCGCCGACCGATTCAATTCCTTGAAACTCTGTCGCGAAATTTTTATTTTGGCATAGACAAACAATAACGCACGAACTTCGCCGCATCTTGTGACCCGGTTTTCATCTTTAGTCCGTTTGATCCTCCTTTGTCTAATGACGTTTTCCTGCAGCTCGCGCCGGGGCTCCCAGGACAGACCGATCGAGCCAAAGCTCTCTTCCATCCAAAAAGAAATATTTGATGAGAGCTGCAACGCTCCGTCGTGTCACGGCAGCGGAAAAAAGGGAAACCTGAGCCTGGTCAAAGGGAATTCATTTACGCAGCTCGTCGGCGTTGGAAGCACGATGGATAAGAAAAATCTCCCGCAATTTCTCAGGGTGAAACCGGGAAATCCCGATTCAAGCTTCCTGGTTGTAAAGCTCATCGCCCCGGATAGCAGTCAGGGGGAGATCATGCCGAAGGGAGCCGACAAGCTGACGCAGAACGAAATAGATGCCATCCGCCGATGGATTCTCAGCGGCGCTCCGGATAATTGAGGGGAATTTTCTGAGTTTGGGAGCGGGAGGTGAAATTCTCAAACAGCAATGCTCCCCGCCGCCTTGGATTCAAGGAAAATTTTCGCTATATTAATCAAGAATTAAACGCTTCGAACACTTGCAGGGGCGACACATTGTCGCCCCTACGGTTTTTAATCAGGGCTTGACCCTATGGCGCAACGAGAAGACATACGCAACATCGCGATCATCGCCCACGTGGACCATGGAAAAACCACGCTCGTTGACCAGCTGCTTCGCCAGACCGGAACGTTCCGCGAGAACCAGGTCGTGGCGACGCGCGTTATGGATTCGAACGACCTTGAGAAAGAGCGGGGCATCACCATCCTGGCGAAGAATACGTCGGTCTTCTACAAGCCGAAAACTTCCAAGTCGAAGGTAAAGATCAACATCGTCGATACGCCGGGACACTCCGACTTCAGCGGCGAGGTTGAACGCACCTTGAAAATGGTGGACGGCGTACTGCTCCTCGTCGACGCCGCAGAGGGACCGCTTCCCGGTACAAAATTCGTCCTGAAAAAATCACTCGACCTACACCTTCAACCGATCGTCGTTATTAATAAGATCGACCGGAAGGACGCGCGGCCGCATGAAGTGCTGGACGAGGTCTTCGAACTTTTCCTTTCGCTCGGCGCCACCGACAAGCAATTGGATTTCCCGACGATCTATTCCATATCGAAACAAGGGATCGCGAAAACGGAGCTCGATCAGGAGAGCAACAGCCTCGAGCCGTTGTTCGAAGCGATCATCCAGAAAGTCCCGGCGCCGGAGGGGGACACCGGCGGCCCATTCCAGATGCTCGTCACCACCATCGACTACAATGATTATCTCGGCCGGCTCGGCATCGGAAAAATTTCGCGGGGAACCATCAGTTTCGGTTCGCCGATGAAGATCATCCATCGCGACGGCGCGGCGGAAAATGCGCGCGTCACGAAGATCTATACGTTCGAAGGGTTGAAGCGCGTTGAAACGCAGCAGGCAAGCGCCGGCGACATCATCGCGATCGCGGGGATGGAGGATGTCGACATCGGTGAAACGATCGCCGATGCGGCCGACCCGACGCCGCTTCCGTTCGTCGCGATTGAAGAACCGACGATCTCCATGAATTTTGTCGTGAACAATTCCCCCTTTGCCGGACAGGAAGGGAAGTACGTCACGACGAGAAATCTGGGCGAGCGTCTGGCGCGCGAGCTCCGCTCGAACGTGAGTCTTCGCGTTGAGCTGACCGATTCTCCCGATGTCTTCCGCGTCAGCGGCCGGGGAGAGCTCCATCTTTCCGTATTGATCGAGAATATGAGGCGCGAGGGATACGAGATGCAGGTCTCACGTCCCGAGGTCATCTACAAGAATATCGCCGACGTTCTCTGCGAGCCGATGGAACATGTGATCATCGACGTGCCGGACGAATTCGTCGGCACGGTGATCGAGAATCTCGGCCGCCGCAAGGGAGAGATGAAGAATATGATCTCCTCGAACGGCAACACGAGGCTGGAATTCTTCGTCCCCTCGCGCGGGCTGATCGGTTTCCGGAACGAGTTCATGACGCAGACGAAAGGCACGGGAATTCTTCACCATCTCTTCCACGGCTACGAGCCGTTCAAGGGGGAATTAGAACACCGGACCAAAGGAGCGCTCATCGCGATGGAATCGGGCGAAGCGGTCGCGTACGGAATGTGGAAACTGCAGGAGCGTTCGACCTTCTTCATCGAGCCGGGGACCCGCGTCTATACCGGAATGGTCGTCGGCGAAAATTCGCGGGAGCACGACATGACGGTCAATGTCTGCAAATCGAAACAGCTGACCAATATGCGCGCCTCCGGTTCCGACGAAGCTGTCCGGCTCGAGCCGCCGCACATCATGACGCTGGAGCAGGCGATCGAATGGATCGGCGACGACGAGTATGTTGAAGTAACGCCGAAGTCTATTCGCCTCCGAAAAAAGATCCTCGATGCCAACGAGCGCAACCGCGCCTCGAAGAAGAAGGTTGAAACGGAGGAGTAGGCAAACCGATTTCCCGGTGTCACCCCCTGAGCGGAGACAATTCCGGGGGTTAAAAATCACGAAATACCTCCCAGCTGTTTGCGATTCGTTCCCCATTCCCCTATATTGCCGCAACAGAATGAGCTCTTCTTCCGTATCTCAACAACGTTAAACGGGTGAAGCCATGCCGCACAGACCGTCTCCCAGAAATTTTTGGAAAACAATGGAACAAAAAGACCTCCGGCGTCTCGCCATCGCCGTCTTCTTTTTGTTCGGTACGATCGGCCCCCTCAGCATGCTGATGGACCCCGGGGTTCTACCGGGATCGTGGTTCATGCTTGCCTACCTTACCGTGATGTCGGGGGCCCTCTCCGCGTGCATCATTTTATTTATCAGGAAGCCCGTGCTCTTTGTCATCACCCTTGTTCTCATCACCGGGGCAATGAGCACCGAGCACCAAGTCGAGCAACTTCTTTTTGGGAGGCTCGAGGAAGCGAGGATCCTGACCGCAAACCATCTTTTCACGTTCACGCAGCAGGAGATCGACCGCATCGAATTTCGCCGCCCGGTGTACGGCATCATCGCGATCTTTCTCCTCTCGATTGGCTACAGCTTTTTTATAAGCGCGATCGGCGGGGAGATCATGAAACGGACTCGCCTGGAAACGGAAGTCTCCGTTGCGCGCTCCATCCAAAAATCTCTGCAGCCCGAAACGGCGTTCAAGACCGACTGGTGCGAGGCGGCGGGAGTGACGGTGCCGGCCACGGAGGTCGGCGGCGATTACTATGATATGATCAAGCTCTCCGACGACGCGGTCGTCATTGCGATCGCCGACGTCTCGGGGCACGGCGTTGGCGCGGGAATACTTTCTGCGATGACGAAGAGCGCATTCCATACCGAGCTCCGCCACACCACAGCGCCGGCGGAGTTGATGTTCAATTTGAACAACGCCGTGTATCAGGTGACCGACAAAAAGATGTTCGTTTCTTTCGCCCTTCTTGTACTCGACAGGCGGACGATGACGGCGCATGTCACGACGGCCGGACATCCGCCGGTCTTCCTCGTTCAAAAATCGGACGGCGCGATCAAAGAGCTTCGCACGCCGAATCTTGCGCTGGCGATACAGGCTTCAACGCAATTCACCGAACAAACCGTTCACTGCGGCAGCGGCGATATGTTCGTTCTCTATACCGACGGGATCACCGAAGCGGCAAACGATAAAGGGGAACAATTCGGCGCCGACAAGTTGAAAGAGTTGATCAGCAATACCGAACGCGGTTCGTCGGAGGCGCTGAGCAATTCGATCATCGCATCCGTTCGGACATTCACGGTAAAAAAAGAATTTGCAGATGACGCGACGATCGTCGTTGTCCGCGTCTGAACCGTAAGCGTTTTAACCCGCCGCTCTAGAAAAATTCTCCGGTTGTTACCCAAGTCGAGAGATTGTGCAATCATCTTCTTCTAAATCTCCTTGATTTTGCCTCCCAGTTTACAAATCTTTGAGAAGCTCTTTACTCTCGTCTATATTTTTTTCCAAGGATACTTGTATGAAACTTAAATTTACGTTTATAGGAGTCGTCGTTGCTGTCTTTGCAGTTTTCTTTTGGGGATGCAGTTCTGAATCGCAAGACCCGGTCTCAAGCGCCGGCGGCTATGGAGGAGGAAAAGAGAACGCAAAAGTTCTCTATAAAAGCATTCCTGCTCCTGCGAATGTCACCGCGGCCGTTAACGGTTCGACCGTGACAGTATCGTGGGACACTGTGACGACAGCGATGGACTATCATCTCATCGTCCTGTCGGGAACGAACACGTATGTTGATACGATCATTGCATCGCCGCAGTTTGTCTTGACGAATGTGCCATCCGGCACGTATACGGTGACCGTGGCAGCAATTCTTTCAGGGATCCCGGAGGGGACCGCATCGACGCCGATCTCGTTCACGCTGAGTTCAGTGGCTCCGCCCACCGTTACCGTCAAAGCGCTCCCCGTCCCGTTATGCACGCGAAACGGAGAATGGGTAATGGTGGTCTTTAGCGGCGTCGTCGTGAATTCACAGGGGGGCGCAAGCTACCAGCTGATCGATGAGTTCGGACAAGTTCATTACACGGGAACAGTTGCCGCCGGACCGTATGCGGTGAAGCTATCGTTGAAGGACAGAAATCCCTGGTTTGACCGCGATGTGCGGCAATATACTTTTATCATCACCGCCGCCAATTCTGCCGGAACGGCGCAGGCGTCAGTCACGGTGAAGATTCCCCTCGACAAAAATTTTCCCGACCGCCGGGATAAAGACGGCTGGGACGACCGCCGCTGATCCGCTTACGGAGTATTAAAGAAAGGCGGGATCGAAATCGGTCTCGCCTTTTTTCATCTCCCGCCTTGAATGTTAGAGCAAGAAAGCTGATATTCCCTGTCGCAATGCCGGCATACGCCGGCATTTGCTTCCCGCCGTTTGAAAAATTGTCATTGGAGGAAGGAATGAGGCGCGCAGTTGTTGCTTTTCTTACTGTTGTTTGCTTTGGCGTTGTCTTTTCTCAAACGGAGCGCGAGTGGGAGGAAAAATTCTGCGCGCTTCCGAAGCCCGAAAATATGCGGGAGTACATGAGAAAACTTTCAGCCCGCCCTCATCACGTCGGCTCCCCGTATGACAAAGAGAATGCTGAATGGATCCTCTCCAAGTTTACAGAGTGGGGGCTTGACGCACACATTGAAACGTTCGAAGTACTTTTCCCCACCCCGAAAGCGCGCGAGGTCGAGCTCGTTGCGCCGACGAAATTTTCTGCGTTACTTCGCGAACCGGCCGTCCCTGAAGATCCGACATCGAACCAAAGCGACGAACAGCTTCCGACCTACAACGCGTATTCCATAGACGGCGACGTTACGGCGCCGCTGGTGTATGTGAACTACGGCGTACCGGACGATTATGAGAAACTCGACCGGATGGGAATTTCCGTGAAGGGCTGCATTGTCATAACCCGTTACGGCGGATCGTGGAGGGGGATCAAGCCGAAGGTCGCCGCAGAGCACGGAGCGGTCGGCTGTCTTATCTACTCCGACCCCTCGGGCGACGGTTACAACAACGGCGACACATTTCCGAAAGGGGCATACCGTCCCCCCGACGGCGTTCAGCGGGGAAGCGTCATGGATATGCCGGTCTATCCCGGCGACCCGCTTACTCCCGGCATCGGCGCAACACCCGGTGCAAAACGTCTCGCGCTGAAGGATGTTCAGGTCTTGACAAAAATTCCCGTACTGCCGATTTCGTACGCCGACGCGCAGCCGCTGCTTGCAGCGCTGAACGGACCGGTGGCTCCTCCGGAATGGCGCGGCGCTCTTGCGATCACCTACCATGTCGGCCCGGGAGAGGCCAAGGTTCACCTTAAGGCGGAATTCAATTGGGATCAAAAAAAGATCTACGATGTCGTCGCAAAGATCCCGGGCGCTGAGTTTCCCGACCAGTGGATCATCAGAGGAAATCACCACGACGCCTGGGTCAACGGCGCCGACGACCCTCTCTCCGGACAAATATCGCTCCTTGAAGAAGCGCGGGCGTTGGGCGAGCTTTTGAAGGAGGGATGGAAGCCGAAACGGACCATCGTCTATTGCGCGTGGGACGGCGAGGAAGAAGGATTGCTCGGGTCGACCGAATGGGTCGAAACGCACGCCGACGAGCTTCAGCAGAAAGGGGTCGTCTACCTGAACTCCGATTCAAACGAGCGCGGCTACCTTTACGTCGGCGGATCGCATTCCCTTGAAAGATTCATCAACGGCGTCATGCGCGATATCACCGACCCGGAAAAAAATATTTCTGTCTGGAGGCGCCAGTACCTTGCGCAGATCGCTCACGCGTCTTCGCCGGACGAGCGCCGGGATATCCGTGGGCGCGCGGACCTGAAGATCAGCGCGCTCGGGTCCGGTTCCGACTACAGCGCGTTCATCGACCATATCGGCATCGCTTCGCTGAATCTTGGTTTCGGCGGGGAAGACGGCGGCGGAGTGTACCATTCGGTCTACGATGATTTCTATTATTACACGCATTTTTCCGATACGTCGTTCGTCTACGGACGAGCATTGGCACAGACGGTCGGAACGGCCGTCCTTCGATTGGCGGATACGGGCCTGCTCCCGTATGCGTTTACGAATTTTTCCGAGACAGTGAGAAAATATTTGGATGAATTGCAAAAACTCGCGAGAAGTAAACAGGAAGATATCCGCGAGCGTAACAGGGAAATTGATGAAGGAGTCTTTACGGCAACGGCGGACCCGAAGATCAAATCTGTCCCGCCCGCAAAAGAAGAACTTCCCCCGTACCTGAATTTCGCCCCCCTGCAAAACGCCGTTGACATCCTGTCGAGATCCGCGGAGCGTTACGATAAAGCGGCAGCCGGGATCAATAAAGAAAAATCGGCATCCTTCAAGACGATCAATGATAAACTGATCGTAACCGAGCGGAAGCTGACATCGGCCGACGGTCTCCCCGGACGCCCGTGGTTCAAGCACCAGATCTACGCCCCCGGACTTTACACCGGATACGGCGTAAAGACGATCCCCGCTGTACGCGAAGCCATCGAACAGCAGCAATGGAAGATGGCGGACGAGCAGATCTCAAAGGTCGCGCAGGTCATAGAAGCGGAAGCGTCGGTGATCGATTCGGCGGCGGCAGAACTTGAAAAACTTTCACAATGAAGAATATTCCTTCAAAGAGCCGCATCTGCGTTCATAAAGCGATTGCATCCATTGCGGTTCTCGCTTTTGTTTTCTCCGCGAAAACCCTCTCCCAACAGGTCACCGCCATTCGCTGCGGCAGGCTCATCGACGGCAAGTCCGATGCGCCAATTGATGGCGCAGTGATCCTTGTTGAGGGGAACAAAATCGCGAGGGTTGGGCAAAACATTTCCATCCCCGGCAATGCGGTCGTCATTGACCTTTCGGGCGCTACCGTCCTTCCCGGACTCATCGATGCGCACACACATGTGCTGTTGCAGGGGGATATTACGGAAGAAGACTATGCGGATCAGATCTTGAAGGAATCTGTTCCTTATCGGACGCTTCGGGCGACAGTTTCGTGCAGGACCGCGCTTATGCACGGATTCACGACGATCCGCGACCTTGAAAGCGAAGGAGCAATGTACGCCGACGTTGACCTAAAGAAAGCGATCAACAACGGTATTATCGACGGTCCGCGAATGTTTGTCGCCACGCGCGCTATCAACACCACCGGTCATTATCCGCTGCGCAACAGCGCGTACGCGTGGGAGCTCTCGATGCCCAAAGGAGTACAGGAGATCACCGGTGCCGATGAAGCGCGGCGTGCAGTGCGAGAACAAATTTCGTATGGCGCTGACTGGGTCAAGGTGTACGCCGACCGGGGCTATTATCGTTTGCCCGACGGAACATTTCGCGGTCTCCCCAATTTTTCTCAGGACGAGATCAACGCCATCGGCGATGAAGTGCGATTGGAACATAAAAAATTTGCGGCGCACGCCGTGACCCGCGACGGCATTATCTCTGCGGTGAATGCAGGAGCAAGCTCCATTGAGCACGGGTTTGGAATGGATGATGAATGCATAGCGCTGTTGGCGGCAAAAGGCGTGTACTGGTGTCCGACCATCTATGTCAACGTTTGGGTCGCCGAAGGAAGAGCTGCGGCTGGAAATCCGATCAACAGATCCTTCAATCAGGCGCTGCCCGTTGTTTTCGCCAAGGCATTGAAAGCCGGGGTAAAGATCGTGTTCGGCACCGATGTCGGCGGATTTGGGTGGACCGAGAACGAGGCGAAAGAATTCTCTTACATGGTAAAATTCGGGATGTCGCCGATGCAGGCCATTAAATCTGCGACAACCATGGCTGCCGACCTCCTGGACATGTCCGGCACGCTCGGCGAGATCTCTCCCGGCGCCTTCGCCGATATCGTCGCCGTGAACGGCGACCCGTTAAAGGATATTTCTCTCCTTGAAAAGGTCTCATTCGTGATGAAGGACGGAAAAGTGTACAAGAAAGGATCCTCACAATAGCGGCAAAAAAATCTCATGCGCAGTACACCCGCTGAATATTATCATGGAATTCCTTTATGACCACCCCACAGAAGAAATCATTCGTCGCCGTTGCGGGCAATATCGGCTCCGGCAAGTCGTCCCTCACCACCATGCTCGGGAAAGAGTTCGCGTGGAAGCCATACTTCGAATCTGTCGAAGATAATCCGTACCTGGCGGATTTTTACGGGGACATGAAACGGTGGTCGTTTCACCTCCAGATCTATTTTCTCTCGCACCGGTTCACCAACCACAAAGAGATCGTCGAATCGCCGGACTCGGTGATCCAGGATCGCTCGATCTACGAGGACGCCGAAATTTTCGCGCGCAATCTTCATGAGATCGGGAACATGGATAAACGCGATTACGAAAATTATGTCGCGCTCTACCATGTCATGACGGAATACCTGCGCCCCCCGGACCTGATGATCTACCTTCGTGCTTCCGTGGACACGCTGAAGCAGCAGATTCAGAAACGGGGGCGGACCTACGAGCAAAGCATCAAGCGGGAATATCTCGAACAGCTCAACCGCCATTACGAATCGTGGATCGGCAATTATAAGCTCGGCCCCCTGCTCGTCGTCGAGAGCGATGACCTTGATTTCGTTCACAATGAGAAAGACTTTCGCTACGTTAAGAAACTTGTCGGCGACAGGCTTGCAGGGTAGAATTTCCCGGCGCACACCGAATTCGAAGAGGATGGATATTCATTAAATGGAACCGATCACGGAACAGACTGCGCACATCCGTCAGGCCCTTGCGGAGGAGTTGAAAGCCCGGAGCGTGTTTCCGAAGAAGGCGGTCCTGGCGCACGGCGTTCGCATGCTGCGGCTGGAGGAGAGCGCTGTGTACCGATTCGAAGCGCCGGAAAATTTTCTCTTTGAACCGGCGCTCACCGCACAATGCACCCTCGGCACGAACCTTCAGCTCTCGTTTCCGGCGGTCATCGCGGAGGTCCATCATCAATTCGTATTTTTTCTCCTCCCTCTTGATGCGGGGGAATTGATTTCCGAAATGACGTGCGAATGGAATCCCTCCGAGGAGATCGAACTCCTTGCGAAACGGTACGAAACGATCCAGCCGAAGGAAATCGTCACGCGCCTAATTCACCGCGGGCTTGCGGACAATGTCCGGCCGACACCGAAAGAACCGATCTTCCCGTCCACCTTTTCCGAGTCCCAGCGAAACGCCGTAAAAAAATCGCTTGCCCGGAAAATCTCGTTCGTCATCGGCGAGCGGAAGC includes the following:
- a CDS encoding DUF5009 domain-containing protein, which gives rise to MTTTVPQQNRLVSLDAFRGATIAGMILVNNPGTWGAIYPQLEHSAWNGWTFTDMIFPFFLWIVGVAITLSLGRRQERGDSKKSLLLQVTRRALIIWGLGLFLAGFPYFDLSTIRILGVLPRIAICYFAASLLVLYAKSVRVQLYWLIGLLVSYWLMMKLIPVPGIGAGVLERGRNLSAYVDSLVLSGHMWGQTKSWDPEGIVSTLPAIATAVFGVLTGRLLRSEHSKEEKAAWMFVAGNFLLLAGAILDMWLPINKSIWTSSYSIFMAGMALSCFATFYWLIDVKGYSRWAKPFIVFGMNAIAVYVFSEWFGKLYDSVIVWKRPDGSEISLQEFIFNSIFVPLASPVNASLLFAICYLLFIFSLAWILWKRKWFLRV
- the typA gene encoding translational GTPase TypA — encoded protein: MAQREDIRNIAIIAHVDHGKTTLVDQLLRQTGTFRENQVVATRVMDSNDLEKERGITILAKNTSVFYKPKTSKSKVKINIVDTPGHSDFSGEVERTLKMVDGVLLLVDAAEGPLPGTKFVLKKSLDLHLQPIVVINKIDRKDARPHEVLDEVFELFLSLGATDKQLDFPTIYSISKQGIAKTELDQESNSLEPLFEAIIQKVPAPEGDTGGPFQMLVTTIDYNDYLGRLGIGKISRGTISFGSPMKIIHRDGAAENARVTKIYTFEGLKRVETQQASAGDIIAIAGMEDVDIGETIADAADPTPLPFVAIEEPTISMNFVVNNSPFAGQEGKYVTTRNLGERLARELRSNVSLRVELTDSPDVFRVSGRGELHLSVLIENMRREGYEMQVSRPEVIYKNIADVLCEPMEHVIIDVPDEFVGTVIENLGRRKGEMKNMISSNGNTRLEFFVPSRGLIGFRNEFMTQTKGTGILHHLFHGYEPFKGELEHRTKGALIAMESGEAVAYGMWKLQERSTFFIEPGTRVYTGMVVGENSREHDMTVNVCKSKQLTNMRASGSDEAVRLEPPHIMTLEQAIEWIGDDEYVEVTPKSIRLRKKILDANERNRASKKKVETEE
- a CDS encoding alpha-amylase family glycosyl hydrolase, which encodes MNKRFFILLILFGIPSLTYSQTSDPARSQVLGDEQARHSEDWVRSGIIYEINTRSFSPEGTFAGIEKGLPGLKRLGVTILWIMPIHPVGVLNRKGPLGSQYSVQDYYGINPEFGTLDDFKSLVAAAHKLGFHLIIDLVANHTAWDSKLIKQHPEWFTKDSAGKIVPPNPDWTDVADLDYSQPGLRTYMTDMMKYWVRDIGVDGFRCDVAEMVPTDFWESARAALDSIKPIMMLAEGTYPKHHLKAFDASYGWNTHGLLGPLISGKISVLSLDTVLNTERRCFPRGSLRMRFSSNHDENAWDAPDVVKYGVSGAKLAAVLVNTLPGIPLLYNGQEVGSPTRLKLFEKIPIDWKDGEEFRELYTTLFDLRKKEPALTEGAMARIPSSETKRVYAFTRIAGASRLLVAFNAGASEFTGTLDLSSVVPVSGSSITLTDIFTKQATTSAVPSSKEIPVKIPATGFRVFRIE
- a CDS encoding cytochrome c, which gives rise to MTFSCSSRRGSQDRPIEPKLSSIQKEIFDESCNAPSCHGSGKKGNLSLVKGNSFTQLVGVGSTMDKKNLPQFLRVKPGNPDSSFLVVKLIAPDSSQGEIMPKGADKLTQNEIDAIRRWILSGAPDN
- a CDS encoding PP2C family protein-serine/threonine phosphatase, translating into MEQKDLRRLAIAVFFLFGTIGPLSMLMDPGVLPGSWFMLAYLTVMSGALSACIILFIRKPVLFVITLVLITGAMSTEHQVEQLLFGRLEEARILTANHLFTFTQQEIDRIEFRRPVYGIIAIFLLSIGYSFFISAIGGEIMKRTRLETEVSVARSIQKSLQPETAFKTDWCEAAGVTVPATEVGGDYYDMIKLSDDAVVIAIADVSGHGVGAGILSAMTKSAFHTELRHTTAPAELMFNLNNAVYQVTDKKMFVSFALLVLDRRTMTAHVTTAGHPPVFLVQKSDGAIKELRTPNLALAIQASTQFTEQTVHCGSGDMFVLYTDGITEAANDKGEQFGADKLKELISNTERGSSEALSNSIIASVRTFTVKKEFADDATIVVVRV